One Planctomycetia bacterium DNA segment encodes these proteins:
- a CDS encoding c-type cytochrome → MNRLRVVGLGMLGAIFVAACASGFAQEKPSTGYRPAITAKPADLKPFEYVDARVPFYPAGGPRKGDGEWSKMQKPLDAAESLKHLRVPDDFEVRLFAAEPEIGKPLAMAWDERGRLWLCETLDYPNELAPAGKGRDRIRICEDTDGDGRADRFTIFAEALSIPTSLAFCRGGVIVQNATETLYLKDNDGDDRADERRLLISGWGAGDTHGGVSNFRYALDNTYWGMQGYNTSTPKAGEREFGTFRMGFFRFKLDAKPKPEIADVEFIRSTNNNTWGLGFSEEGHVFGSTANGTPSVHMPIANRYYERVRGWSASTLSSIAEDNHIDPITDRVRQVDQHGGFTAAAGHALYTARNYPKEYWNRTAFVCEPTGHLVATFTLTPDGTTFRSRNAWNLAASDDEWTAPIMAEVGPDGNVWLLDWYNYIVQHNPTPVGFENGKGNAYETELRDKRHGRIYRLVPKGWKEAKSKTLQGATPEQLVATLRDTNMFWRLHAQRLLVERGKKDVVPALAELINDQSVDEVGLNVGVIHALWTLHGLRAIGSEEQATIDALALGLRHHSASVRRNVIQVLPRTNSGLQLLDRANIHKDDDLQIKVAVLLAISETPPSQTGVQLLCTVVRRLKRHRVADDRLLIDATICAAAQLDFAFLNQARTIGFLKSPETNYVREPVLRAAEHFARGFPKDSIFELFKQIEQVDPSLSGPMVEGLSLGWPQDRSMTWTAEDERAIVRLLGSLPMESQGLLISLAERMGSAAIVDYGRMYTQGILAELTGMNLSDERKLATVVQAVAFRKRDDAVVAALLKQITPRTSPTLAVGILAALRKSEVGSLGKLVVSKLPMLAPSTRPAAIALLLSRVEWTWALFDALDAGAVQAGELALDQKMALTSHPSFDVRQRARAVFARSGGLPNPDRQKVLEELQPLTEKSGDAAAGKLVFTKNCAKCHQHSGEGTKIGPDLTGMAVHPKRELLAHLIDPNRSVEGNFRVYTVVTDDGRVLTGLLASETKTSVELIDAEGKRLQLQREAIEELTASPKSLMPEGFEKQVTRDDIVNLLEFLTTRGKFFPLDLRKGATAVSTRGMFVDPDATAERLIFPDWSPKTFSGVPFTLVDPQGTRTANVVMLYGPQGYLPPKMPNSVKLACNAPAKAIHLLSGVSGWGYPAGDDESVSMIVRLHYDDGKTEDHPLLNGVHFADYIRRVDVPKSQFAFDLAGRQIRYLAIVPQRPDVIREVEFLKGPDRSAPVVMAATVEAR, encoded by the coding sequence ATGAATCGACTTCGCGTCGTCGGCCTCGGTATGCTCGGCGCGATCTTCGTCGCCGCTTGCGCTTCCGGATTTGCGCAAGAGAAGCCTTCGACCGGCTATCGGCCGGCGATCACGGCGAAGCCAGCCGATCTGAAACCGTTCGAGTATGTCGACGCGCGGGTTCCCTTCTATCCGGCCGGCGGGCCGCGCAAGGGGGACGGCGAGTGGAGCAAGATGCAGAAGCCGCTCGATGCCGCGGAGTCGCTCAAGCATTTGCGGGTGCCGGATGATTTCGAGGTGCGGTTGTTCGCCGCCGAGCCGGAGATCGGCAAGCCGCTGGCGATGGCGTGGGACGAGCGCGGCCGGCTCTGGCTCTGCGAAACGCTCGACTACCCGAACGAGCTCGCGCCGGCCGGCAAAGGGCGCGATCGCATTCGGATCTGTGAAGATACCGACGGCGACGGTCGAGCCGACCGGTTCACGATCTTCGCCGAAGCGCTGAGCATCCCGACGTCGCTCGCGTTCTGTCGCGGCGGCGTGATCGTACAGAACGCGACCGAGACGTTGTATCTGAAAGACAACGACGGCGACGATCGTGCCGATGAGCGGCGCTTGCTTATCTCCGGCTGGGGAGCCGGCGACACGCACGGGGGCGTGAGCAACTTCCGCTACGCGCTCGACAACACCTACTGGGGGATGCAAGGCTACAACACCAGCACGCCGAAAGCCGGCGAACGCGAGTTCGGCACGTTTCGCATGGGCTTCTTCCGCTTCAAGCTCGACGCCAAGCCGAAGCCGGAAATTGCCGACGTCGAGTTCATTCGCTCGACGAATAACAACACTTGGGGGCTCGGCTTCAGCGAAGAAGGGCATGTGTTCGGCAGCACGGCCAACGGCACCCCGAGCGTTCACATGCCGATCGCGAATCGCTACTACGAACGGGTGCGCGGCTGGTCGGCGTCGACGTTGAGCTCGATCGCGGAAGACAACCACATCGACCCGATCACCGATCGCGTGCGCCAAGTCGATCAACACGGCGGCTTCACCGCGGCGGCCGGACATGCGCTTTACACGGCCCGCAACTATCCGAAAGAGTATTGGAACCGGACGGCGTTCGTTTGCGAGCCGACGGGGCATCTCGTCGCGACGTTCACCCTGACGCCCGACGGCACGACGTTCCGCTCGCGCAACGCCTGGAACCTCGCGGCGAGCGACGACGAATGGACCGCGCCGATCATGGCCGAGGTCGGGCCCGACGGCAACGTGTGGCTGCTCGATTGGTACAACTACATCGTGCAACACAACCCGACGCCGGTCGGCTTCGAAAACGGCAAGGGGAACGCCTACGAAACGGAACTCCGCGACAAACGCCACGGCCGGATCTACCGCTTAGTGCCGAAAGGTTGGAAAGAAGCGAAGTCGAAGACGCTCCAGGGTGCAACACCGGAACAACTCGTCGCCACGCTTCGTGACACGAATATGTTTTGGCGGTTGCACGCGCAGCGGTTGCTGGTCGAACGGGGGAAGAAAGACGTTGTGCCGGCGCTGGCCGAGCTTATCAATGATCAGTCGGTCGATGAGGTCGGCTTGAACGTCGGCGTGATTCACGCCTTATGGACGCTGCACGGGCTTCGGGCAATCGGTAGCGAAGAGCAGGCGACCATCGATGCTCTCGCATTGGGATTGAGGCATCATTCCGCGAGTGTTCGACGAAATGTAATTCAGGTACTTCCCCGAACGAACTCCGGACTGCAACTCCTCGATCGCGCTAACATCCATAAAGATGACGATCTTCAGATAAAAGTAGCGGTCTTGCTGGCAATCAGCGAAACACCACCGTCGCAGACCGGCGTGCAACTCTTATGTACGGTGGTTAGGCGTTTGAAGAGGCATCGCGTCGCCGACGATCGCTTACTCATCGATGCGACGATCTGTGCCGCAGCACAACTCGATTTTGCTTTTCTTAACCAAGCGCGGACCATTGGGTTTTTGAAAAGCCCCGAAACGAACTACGTTCGAGAACCTGTTCTGCGCGCAGCCGAGCATTTCGCGCGCGGATTCCCCAAAGATTCGATATTCGAGCTCTTCAAACAAATCGAACAGGTAGACCCCTCGCTTTCCGGTCCGATGGTCGAAGGGCTTTCGCTCGGTTGGCCCCAAGATCGTTCGATGACCTGGACAGCGGAAGACGAGCGAGCGATCGTGCGGCTCTTGGGGTCGCTTCCCATGGAATCGCAGGGACTTTTGATTTCTTTGGCTGAGCGTATGGGGAGTGCTGCCATCGTGGATTACGGTCGCATGTATACTCAAGGTATACTCGCCGAACTCACCGGGATGAATCTTTCCGACGAACGAAAACTCGCAACGGTAGTTCAAGCCGTGGCATTCCGCAAACGGGACGATGCGGTCGTTGCGGCGTTGTTGAAACAGATTACGCCCCGTACGTCTCCGACCTTGGCGGTCGGTATACTCGCAGCGCTGCGCAAGAGCGAAGTCGGATCGCTCGGTAAACTAGTCGTTTCAAAGCTGCCGATGCTCGCTCCTTCGACCCGGCCTGCGGCTATTGCGCTGTTGCTGTCGCGGGTTGAGTGGACGTGGGCGCTGTTCGATGCGCTCGACGCGGGCGCCGTGCAAGCCGGTGAGCTTGCGCTCGATCAGAAAATGGCGCTCACTTCGCATCCCTCGTTCGATGTGCGGCAGCGGGCTCGGGCCGTGTTCGCGCGAAGCGGTGGCTTGCCGAATCCCGATCGGCAGAAGGTGTTGGAGGAGTTGCAACCGCTTACCGAAAAGTCCGGCGATGCCGCGGCCGGCAAGCTTGTGTTTACGAAGAACTGCGCGAAGTGCCATCAACATTCGGGCGAAGGAACCAAGATCGGGCCCGATCTTACCGGCATGGCCGTGCATCCGAAGCGGGAGCTGCTCGCGCATCTGATCGACCCGAATCGTAGCGTCGAGGGAAACTTCCGCGTCTATACGGTCGTCACCGACGACGGGCGCGTGCTCACCGGATTGTTGGCTTCCGAAACGAAGACGTCGGTCGAGTTGATCGACGCGGAAGGGAAGCGGCTGCAACTCCAGCGCGAGGCGATCGAAGAATTGACGGCCTCGCCGAAATCGTTGATGCCCGAGGGGTTCGAGAAGCAGGTGACGCGCGACGATATCGTGAACTTGTTGGAGTTTCTCACGACGCGCGGCAAGTTCTTTCCGCTCGATCTGCGCAAGGGGGCGACCGCGGTCAGTACGCGCGGGATGTTCGTCGACCCCGACGCGACGGCCGAGCGATTGATCTTCCCGGATTGGTCGCCGAAGACGTTTTCCGGCGTGCCGTTCACGCTCGTCGACCCGCAAGGGACTCGGACGGCGAACGTCGTGATGTTGTACGGTCCGCAAGGTTACTTGCCGCCGAAGATGCCGAACTCGGTGAAGCTCGCTTGCAATGCGCCGGCGAAAGCGATTCACCTC